A window of the Egibacter rhizosphaerae genome harbors these coding sequences:
- a CDS encoding ABC transporter substrate-binding protein translates to MRSLLAHSRLWILLVAVALAIAACADDAEDVTDEGPDDEDVEEPEDEEPDDEEPDEDAVDDEPEEDTGIEGEAVSIMTPFADDEEQANFLSTIEPWAEEHGVEVEHEGSDDFETLINTRVEGGNPPDIALFPQPGLMRDMADAGDMRDLDEVLDLDAVEDSLIEGTLDDGTYEDEVVGLMYRLNLKSLVWYPVPEFEEAGYSAPETWDELEDLTAQMVDDGNVPWCIGIESSGATGWPATDWVEDIMLRTAGLEATDAWVEGELEFASDEVRGAFEHFEDITGGFSDEYVLGGNTGMVTTNFGDSSEPMFEDPPACYMHRQAQFIQGFFPEEVQENPEEHVDFFPFPPIDEEHGNPALTAGDIASLFTDNPAAEELVQHMATAEAGEPWAEAGGFLSAHEGFDTSLYPTDIEQRQGEFLTEASFARFDPSDDMPAEVGTGAFWTEIVDWIAGETDLDSAVEGIDESFPE, encoded by the coding sequence GTGAGATCACTGCTCGCCCACAGCCGCCTGTGGATTCTGCTCGTCGCCGTGGCGCTGGCCATCGCTGCCTGCGCGGACGACGCCGAGGACGTCACCGACGAGGGCCCCGACGACGAGGACGTCGAGGAACCCGAGGACGAGGAACCCGACGACGAGGAACCCGACGAGGACGCCGTCGACGACGAGCCCGAGGAGGACACCGGGATCGAGGGCGAGGCCGTGTCGATCATGACCCCGTTCGCCGATGACGAGGAGCAGGCGAACTTCCTCTCGACCATCGAGCCCTGGGCCGAGGAGCACGGCGTCGAGGTCGAGCACGAGGGCTCCGACGACTTCGAGACCCTCATCAACACCCGGGTCGAGGGCGGGAATCCGCCCGACATCGCCCTGTTTCCCCAGCCGGGGCTCATGCGCGACATGGCCGACGCCGGGGACATGCGCGACCTCGACGAGGTCCTCGATCTCGACGCGGTCGAGGACTCCCTCATCGAGGGCACGCTGGACGACGGCACGTACGAGGACGAGGTGGTCGGACTTATGTACCGGCTCAACCTCAAGAGCCTCGTGTGGTACCCGGTCCCCGAGTTCGAGGAGGCCGGCTACTCGGCCCCCGAGACGTGGGACGAGCTCGAGGATCTCACCGCGCAGATGGTCGACGACGGCAACGTGCCCTGGTGCATCGGCATCGAGAGCTCCGGCGCGACGGGCTGGCCCGCCACCGACTGGGTCGAGGACATCATGTTGCGCACGGCCGGGCTCGAGGCCACCGACGCGTGGGTCGAGGGCGAGCTCGAGTTCGCCTCGGACGAGGTCCGAGGGGCCTTCGAGCACTTCGAGGACATCACGGGCGGGTTCAGTGACGAGTACGTGCTGGGTGGCAACACCGGGATGGTCACGACCAACTTCGGCGACTCGTCGGAACCGATGTTCGAGGACCCGCCGGCGTGCTACATGCACCGGCAGGCGCAGTTCATCCAGGGCTTCTTCCCCGAGGAGGTCCAGGAGAACCCCGAGGAACACGTCGACTTCTTCCCCTTCCCGCCGATCGATGAGGAGCACGGCAACCCGGCGCTCACCGCGGGGGACATCGCCAGCCTCTTCACCGACAACCCTGCGGCCGAGGAACTCGTGCAGCACATGGCCACGGCGGAGGCCGGCGAGCCATGGGCGGAGGCCGGTGGTTTCCTCTCGGCACACGAGGGCTTCGACACGAGCCTCTACCCCACCGACATCGAGCAGCGGCAGGGTGAGTTCCTCACCGAAGCCTCGTTCGCACGCTTCGACCCGTCCGACGACATGCCGGCCGAGGTCGGGACCGGCGCCTTCTGGACCGAGATCGTCGATTGGATCGCTGGCGAGACGGACCTCGACAGCGCCGTCGAGGGCATCGACGAGTCCTTCCCCGAGTAG